A region of the Desulfovibrio litoralis DSM 11393 genome:
CATATACAGTCCTTATTTTGATCAAGTCGAAAATTTACTTTTGATTGCCCTAAAATATTATCTTTTAATCCTCGATTAGTGGGTGATGTGCGGACATTTCCATTTCACTGTTATGACACACGGCACAATTGTTTTTTGCTCCTAAAGGTTTTGCAAGATTTTGGTATTGCAAAGGAATTGAGTTGGCTCTTGTGTTTTGTTCGATAGAGTGATATGCCGGCGTTCCGTTAACAGCCACGACTTTATTAACCGTCATCATCGGATAAATAGCGTGTGGAGAACCATGACAGGCGGAACAACGCACTATACCCATTTCATCACTTTGATCAAGTCGAAGATTTACTTTTGATTGCCCTAAAGTATTATCTTTTAATCCTCAATTAGCGGGTGATGTGCTGACATTTCCATTTCGCTGTTATGACATACGGCACAATTGTTTTTTGCTCCTAAAGGTTTTGCAAGATTTTGGTATTGCAAAGGAATTGAGTTGGCTCTTGTGTTTTGTTCGATAGAGTGATATGCCGGCGTTCCGTTAACAGCCACGACTTTATTAACCGTCATCATCGGATAAATAGCGTGTGGAGAACCATGACAGGCGGAACAACGCACTATACCCATTTCATCACTACTGTTTGAAAAGAGTTCTTCTTCGTCTTTTGTCCATTTATTAAAAGATGATGCCGTATTACTGTTTGGTCTTTCGGAATGATCATGGCAAGACGCACAAGAAGGTAAGTTAACCCAAGCTTTTCTAGGAAGAATTTTTTCAATATTGTCTACGCTTCGTGGTGCAATTTGGTTAGCTATTTTTTGAGCAACTGTTTTACCTTGATCAGCTTCTTGTTTCAATAAACTTAAAGCGTGGTCTTCCATGTAACCGTGGCAATTAATACAATTAATATTTTGAACGGCATGAGTATCAAAAGCAAAGTTTGATCTGCTATCTTTTGCTCCAGGGTGACAAGCATAACAGGCATCTTCCTTTTTGTTTGTCATGTATACGGCGTGCCAACCGTGAATAGCGGCTGAAAGGTTTAAGCCTGTTTTATGTGTTTCATTATGACAACTTTTACAGTCTATTTTGTTGCCTGCCCTTGCTTGAGCAACCAAAGTTGTTTTGTTGATACGATCATGTACTGTGAGAATATCGTTTGATGTAGACTTATCTATACCTGCTTGACCGGCGACTCGCCAATCTCCGGTGTGGCAATTTTTACAGCCGATTTCAGTGGTTAAAGGCAGGGCAACAACAGTTTGAGCCAAGAGTTTTCCGTCTTGATCTTTGGCTTCTATTTTTACCATTGGATAAGCTTCAAAGTTTTTTTCATTATTTGTATTAATGTAAGGTAGGGCAATTATTTCTTCGGTAGCAAACACACTTTGATTAAACTTACTGTCTTTTTGTAATTTAAAAATTCCTTTTATTTCAAGAGGCTTACCTTGAGCGTTTACTAAGGTTCCGCCATTAAGCTCAGTATCAAAACTATAAGAAATAGTTACATTTTCTGTTACAACGCCAAGTTCCGGACCTCGTTTAAATAGCTGTGCTTCTAAAACTGAACCGGGAGGCAGTAAACTCCACTCAGGACTTGGATCAAGAATTTGAGCCATTCCTTGTTTACTCCAAACGCTTAAAACATATTCGTCGGTTTCGGAGTTAAAAGGAGCTAAACCTTTTATGGGTTGGGTTGAATTTGTTTGTTTTACGAGAATAAAATCAAGAGGTTGTTCTTTGGTTTCGGTAACTTGTGGTATATTTGAAGTCGGAGACCAAAAGCTTAAACCCAAAAAGGCGATGGTTAAAGCAACTGCTATCAGCCATAGTATATATATATTATTTGAAGCTTTTTTCATGTTTGCAACCTTATTGTTGTTTGTTTGGGAATAAGTGATGTAAATAAAATGCAAGGGTGTGGCGTTCTTGGTCTGTTCCTAAAAAAGGCGGCATGTAAGTAAGAAGTTTACCTTGTCCAATTAATTGGGCTTCTATTCCCATAACTCCTCTTCCTGCGACCCTTGGAGCTATATTTATCATTGGTCCGCCGAAACCGTGGCAATTAGCACATTGTTGGGTGAATAAAAAGTGTCCGGCTTTAATTTTTCCTTCATTGGTATCAAGGTTCGGAGCGTTTGCCCATGCACTTAAAGCCCCTTGTTCGTTCATGCGTTTTGCTTCCGAAACCGGAATATCATTAGAATAAATTAAGCCATAAATAACATAAGGGCGGCGAGTTGTTTCTCGTAGCCATTCAAAAGATCCCATTTGTACTAATGATATTAACATAATAAGAATAACAAGGGGTAGTCGTACAAGTTTTGGGGCTTTTGCTAAAAATAAAAATATAGCTAGACCAACTAAAAGCAATAAAGGAGTAACAAAGATAAAAATATTTAAAAACGGTCTTACGTCTGTTGTGCGTCTTAATAAAGAAGCTGGTAAGGTAAAGCCGCCTTCAAAACCGGGTAGGGTGGTCGCATACCAAAAGGCAGAAGCAAACATAACAAAAAATGGAACACAAACCCATAAAGCACACCAACGCAACATTGATTCTCTGGTTTTTTCATCTTTAATGTAAAGAGCAGTTATTAAACCAAAAACTCCGGCGAGTAATAGAGAGTTTGCCGTACGATAAAATAAAGCGGGGAAAAAGCTAGGGTTAAAAATACCTATCCAAAAATCATTAATATTTTGCCAGTCTCCGGGGGTAAGCATAAAGCTGACGATTCCGTTAATTGCAAATAGAGACAAAAAGGCAAAAAGTGCGTAAATCCAGCCAGTAAACATATGTTTTTGAGGGCTGAGTTTACCGTCGATACAGGCTTGAAAAGTTGCGGAATAAACGAGCAGGGCGATGATTTCTCCTAAGAAAAACGCCCATTCGCTTGCCCAAGCATAAGCAAAATTTCGCACCAGAAAAGAAACCGCCGTTGGAGACACTAAGGCAGTAACGAACCAAATCCCTACGCCGGAAAGTCCGCCAAAAACCATGGTTAATAAGATGAAAAATTTTGTATGTCCTTTGACCCATTTTAATATTTCTTTTGACTGTTCTTTGTGTCCTTTAGCCTCGGTCATTACTAGAAAAAAACCGCCACCAACAGCCAGTTGCGCGATGAAAATATGT
Encoded here:
- a CDS encoding cytochrome c3 family protein, whose translation is MKKASNNIYILWLIAVALTIAFLGLSFWSPTSNIPQVTETKEQPLDFILVKQTNSTQPIKGLAPFNSETDEYVLSVWSKQGMAQILDPSPEWSLLPPGSVLEAQLFKRGPELGVVTENVTISYSFDTELNGGTLVNAQGKPLEIKGIFKLQKDSKFNQSVFATEEIIALPYINTNNEKNFEAYPMVKIEAKDQDGKLLAQTVVALPLTTEIGCKNCHTGDWRVAGQAGIDKSTSNDILTVHDRINKTTLVAQARAGNKIDCKSCHNETHKTGLNLSAAIHGWHAVYMTNKKEDACYACHPGAKDSRSNFAFDTHAVQNINCINCHGYMEDHALSLLKQEADQGKTVAQKIANQIAPRSVDNIEKILPRKAWVNLPSCASCHDHSERPNSNTASSFNKWTKDEEELFSNSSDEMGIVRCSACHGSPHAIYPMMTVNKVVAVNGTPAYHSIEQNTRANSIPLQYQNLAKPLGAKNNCAVCHNSEMEMSAHHPLIED
- a CDS encoding cytochrome ubiquinol oxidase subunit I yields the protein MNYPVWNMPLINGGLLIAIIAVLHIFIAQLAVGGGFFLVMTEAKGHKEQSKEILKWVKGHTKFFILLTMVFGGLSGVGIWFVTALVSPTAVSFLVRNFAYAWASEWAFFLGEIIALLVYSATFQACIDGKLSPQKHMFTGWIYALFAFLSLFAINGIVSFMLTPGDWQNINDFWIGIFNPSFFPALFYRTANSLLLAGVFGLITALYIKDEKTRESMLRWCALWVCVPFFVMFASAFWYATTLPGFEGGFTLPASLLRRTTDVRPFLNIFIFVTPLLLLVGLAIFLFLAKAPKLVRLPLVILIMLISLVQMGSFEWLRETTRRPYVIYGLIYSNDIPVSEAKRMNEQGALSAWANAPNLDTNEGKIKAGHFLFTQQCANCHGFGGPMINIAPRVAGRGVMGIEAQLIGQGKLLTYMPPFLGTDQERHTLAFYLHHLFPNKQQ